In a genomic window of Mustela nigripes isolate SB6536 chromosome 8, MUSNIG.SB6536, whole genome shotgun sequence:
- the ZNF24 gene encoding zinc finger protein 24, with protein MSAQSVEEDSILIIPTPDEEEKILRVKLEEDPDGEEGSSIPWSHLPDPEVFRQRFRQFGYQDSPGPREAVSQLRELCRLWLRPETHTKEQILELVVLEQFVAILPKELQTWVREHHPENGEEAVTVLEDLESELDDPGQPVSLRRRKREVLVEEIVSQDEAQGLPNSELDAVENQLKWASWELHSLRHCDDDGRTENGALAPKQEIPSAAESHEVPGTLNIGVPQIFKYGEACFPKGRFERKRNPSRKKQHICDECGKHFSQGSALILHQRIHSGEKPYGCVECGKAFSRSSILVQHQRVHTGEKPYKCLECGKAFSQNSGLINHQRIHTGEKPYECVQCGKSYSQSSNLFRHQRRHNAEKLLNVVKV; from the exons ATGTCTGCACAGTCCGTGGAAGAAGATTCAATACTTATAATCCCAACTccagatgaagaggaaaaaattctGAGAGTGAAGTTGGAGGAGGATCCTGATGGTGAAGAGGGATCAAGCATCCCCTGGAGCCATCTTCCTGATCCAGAGGTTTTCCGACAGCGATTCAGGCAGTTTGGATACCAGGATTCCCCTGGGCCCCGTGAAGCTGTGAGCCAGCTTCGAGAACTTTGCCGTCTATGGCTCAGGCCAGAGACACACACGAAAGAACAAATTTTGGAGCTGGTAGTGCTGGAGCAGTTTGTTGCCATCCTACCCAAGGAACTGCAGACCTGGGTTCGAGAGCATCATCCAGAGAATGGAGAGGAGGCCGTGACAGTGCTGGAGGATTTAGAGAGTGAGCTCGATGACCCAGGACAGCCA GTTTCTCTCCGTCGACGAAAACGGGAAGTTCTGGTAGAGGAAATAGTTTCTCAAGATGAAGCTCAGGGATTACCAAATTCTGAGCTTGATGCTGTGGAGAACCAGCTCAAGTGGGCATCCTGGGAGCTCCATTCCCTAAGGCATTGTG acgATGATGGTAGGACTGAAAATGGAGCGCTAGCTCCAAAGCAGGAGATTCCTTCAGCAGCAGAATCTCATGAAGTTCCTGGCACTCTCAATATAGGTGTTCCTCAAATTTTTAAGTATGGAGAAGCCTGTTTCCCCAAGGGcagatttgaaagaaagagaaatccctCTCGAAAGAAACAGCATATATGTGATGAATGTGGAAAACACTTCAGTCAGGGTTCAGCCCTCATTCTTCATCAAAGAATCCACAGTGGGGAGAAACCCTATGGATGTGTTGAATGTGGGAAAGCATTCAGCAGAAGTTCTATCCTTGTGCAGCATCAGAGAGtccatactggagaaaaaccttacaaatgtcttgaatgtggaaaagcctttagCCAGAATTCTGGgctcattaatcatcagagaatcCATACTGGGGAGAAACCTTATGAATGCGTTCAGTGTGGGAAATCTTATAGTCAAAGCTCAAATCTTTTTAGACATCAGCGAAGACACAATGCAGAAAAACTTCTGAATGTTGTGAAAGtataa